One genomic window of Caballeronia sp. SBC1 includes the following:
- a CDS encoding DUF4148 domain-containing protein, producing the protein MKALICATLALVLATPAMSFAQTTDQPVTRAQVRADLIQLENAGWRPNSQDAYYPNDIQAAEARVHSGDTTTSYGGTTENGTSMSQPPMNGTAVAPVSNGQ; encoded by the coding sequence ATGAAAGCACTGATCTGCGCAACACTTGCTCTAGTTTTGGCTACTCCCGCCATGTCGTTCGCTCAAACCACGGATCAGCCCGTCACGCGTGCCCAGGTGCGCGCAGATCTGATCCAGCTCGAGAATGCGGGATGGCGCCCCAACTCGCAGGACGCTTACTATCCGAATGATATTCAGGCTGCCGAAGCACGCGTGCATTCAGGAGACACCACTACCAGTTACGGTGGAACCACGGAGAATGGAACGTCAATGTCGCAGCCACCGATGAACGGAACTGCGGTGGCCCCGGTGTCGAACGGACAGTGA
- a CDS encoding efflux RND transporter permease subunit, with amino-acid sequence MWIVRLALRRPYTFIVLAILLFLIGPLAIMRTPTDIFPNINIPVVSIVWSYNGFSAEDMAKRITSNYERALTSDVEDIEHIESQSLNGVSVIKIFFHPGADINRAIAEAGSNSESILRVLPPGTLPPNIITYNASTVPILQLGLSSNTLPEQTLYDLGNSFIRTQLATVQGAAVPLPFGGKIRQIMIDIDPRALQAKGLSPSDVVNAVNAQNLILPGGTAKIGAREYNVQMNGSTDSVAALNNLPIKTVKGGVVYVRDVAQVRDGYAPQTNIVRSDGKRAALLTVEKTGSTSTLTIIGQIKSMLPKIAAGLPQALHITALSDQSVFVKSAVTGVVREAMIAACLTALMILLFLGSWRATLIIAVTIPLSVLTSLIALSALGQTINIMTLGGLALAVGILVDDATVAIENITHHLERGAPLHDAILNGSGEIAVPTFVSTLSICIVFVPMFLLSGVARYLFVPLAEAVVFAMCASYFFSRTLIPTLAMYLMKMPSEDGRPARGPLAFLMRFQAGFERRFEKLRHGYKATLSRAIENRRRFLLVFMLLCVGSFALVPFTGRDFFPAVDTGEIRLHMRAPTGTRIEQTARLADEVEAKIGTVIPKSDEAALLDNIGVPVSGINLTYDSSAPVGSEDADIMITLKKGHAPTADYVAKLRNVLTASFPGTIFAFLPADIVSQILNFGLPAPIDIQIVGNKLDQNRVVANNLLAKLRTVRGLVDARIQQPGDEPAINVNVDRTKAMQAGLTQRDVAQNLLIALSGSSQTTPNFWLDPKNGVSYPLMTEVPQYDIHSLQTLANVPLTKDVTSPSPQSLLGSLGTMSRGTQQAVVSHYNVQPVLDIFASAQGRDLGGVASDVTRLVDQAQAQLPAGSSIVVRGQVQSMNESFSGLGLGLVFAIALVYLLMVVNFQSWIDPLIIISGLPASLAGIAWMLFATHTTLSVPALTGTILCIGIATANSILVINTAREMLQGGAAPLTAALEAGFNRFRPVLMTALAMLIGMLPMALGLGDGGEQNAPLGRAVIGGLAIGTVSTLLFVPVVFGMVHAWIERRRLSKAARQANPAIQ; translated from the coding sequence ATGTGGATTGTCAGACTGGCCCTGCGCAGGCCTTATACCTTTATTGTGCTCGCGATCCTGCTGTTCCTGATCGGACCGCTCGCCATCATGCGTACGCCTACGGATATTTTTCCGAACATCAATATCCCGGTGGTGAGCATTGTCTGGTCGTATAACGGCTTCTCCGCGGAAGACATGGCGAAGCGGATCACGTCGAACTATGAACGCGCACTGACTTCCGATGTTGAAGACATCGAACACATTGAATCGCAGTCGCTGAACGGCGTCTCGGTCATCAAGATATTCTTTCACCCCGGCGCCGACATCAATCGCGCCATCGCCGAAGCCGGCTCCAATTCCGAATCCATCCTGCGCGTGCTGCCGCCAGGCACGTTGCCGCCGAACATCATTACGTACAACGCGTCGACTGTCCCTATCCTGCAACTGGGACTGTCGAGCAACACGCTGCCTGAACAAACGCTCTACGACCTGGGCAACAGCTTCATTCGCACGCAGCTTGCTACGGTGCAGGGCGCGGCCGTACCGCTGCCTTTTGGCGGCAAGATCCGCCAGATCATGATTGACATCGATCCGCGTGCGTTGCAGGCCAAAGGCTTGTCGCCCAGCGACGTAGTCAATGCGGTCAATGCTCAGAACCTGATCCTGCCGGGGGGCACCGCCAAGATCGGCGCACGCGAATACAACGTGCAGATGAACGGCAGCACGGACAGCGTCGCGGCGCTCAACAACTTGCCGATCAAGACCGTCAAAGGCGGTGTGGTGTATGTACGGGACGTCGCGCAAGTGCGTGACGGGTATGCGCCGCAAACCAACATCGTGCGCAGCGACGGCAAGCGCGCCGCGCTGCTCACGGTGGAAAAGACCGGCAGCACGTCGACGCTGACAATCATCGGGCAGATCAAGTCCATGCTGCCGAAGATTGCGGCAGGACTGCCGCAGGCGCTGCACATCACGGCGCTCTCCGATCAGTCGGTATTCGTGAAGTCAGCCGTAACAGGCGTGGTGCGGGAGGCAATGATCGCCGCATGCCTGACTGCGCTGATGATTCTGCTGTTCCTTGGCAGTTGGCGCGCGACGTTAATCATTGCAGTTACCATCCCGCTCTCGGTACTGACCTCGCTGATCGCGCTGTCCGCACTCGGGCAAACCATCAACATCATGACCCTCGGAGGGCTCGCGCTGGCGGTCGGGATCCTGGTCGACGACGCGACGGTTGCTATCGAAAACATCACGCACCATCTGGAACGGGGGGCGCCGCTGCATGATGCCATTCTCAACGGCTCGGGCGAAATCGCGGTCCCTACCTTCGTTTCAACGCTCTCCATCTGCATTGTGTTCGTGCCAATGTTCCTGCTCTCAGGGGTAGCGCGTTATCTGTTTGTGCCGCTTGCTGAAGCGGTTGTGTTTGCGATGTGCGCGTCCTACTTCTTCTCGCGCACCCTGATTCCGACGCTTGCGATGTATCTCATGAAGATGCCATCGGAAGACGGCAGGCCAGCACGCGGGCCGCTCGCTTTCCTGATGCGATTCCAGGCGGGGTTCGAACGTCGCTTCGAAAAATTGCGGCACGGCTATAAGGCGACGCTCAGCCGCGCCATTGAAAATCGTCGCCGGTTCCTGCTGGTGTTCATGCTGCTCTGCGTGGGCTCATTCGCGCTCGTTCCCTTCACAGGCCGCGACTTTTTCCCGGCTGTTGATACCGGCGAAATTCGCCTGCACATGCGTGCTCCCACCGGCACCCGGATCGAGCAGACTGCGCGTCTCGCGGATGAAGTCGAAGCGAAGATCGGCACAGTCATTCCGAAATCGGACGAGGCCGCGTTGCTCGACAACATCGGCGTGCCGGTGAGCGGTATCAACCTGACCTATGACTCGTCGGCGCCGGTCGGATCGGAAGACGCGGACATCATGATCACGTTGAAGAAAGGACACGCGCCCACGGCGGACTACGTCGCAAAATTGCGGAACGTATTGACCGCGTCGTTCCCCGGCACCATCTTCGCGTTCCTCCCGGCGGATATCGTGAGCCAGATCCTCAACTTCGGCCTCCCCGCGCCGATCGACATCCAGATCGTCGGCAACAAGCTCGACCAGAACCGTGTGGTTGCAAACAACTTGCTGGCAAAGCTGAGAACCGTCCGTGGTCTGGTCGATGCCCGCATTCAGCAGCCCGGCGACGAACCCGCGATCAACGTCAACGTAGATCGGACCAAGGCGATGCAAGCCGGTCTCACACAGCGCGATGTTGCGCAGAACCTGCTGATCGCGCTGTCGGGTAGTTCGCAGACCACACCAAATTTCTGGCTCGATCCGAAGAACGGCGTGAGTTATCCGTTGATGACCGAAGTGCCGCAATACGACATTCATTCGCTGCAAACGCTGGCGAACGTACCCTTGACGAAGGACGTCACATCCCCGTCGCCGCAAAGCCTGTTGGGTTCATTGGGCACGATGTCACGTGGCACGCAGCAAGCCGTGGTCTCACACTACAACGTGCAGCCCGTGCTTGATATCTTCGCTTCAGCGCAAGGACGCGATCTCGGCGGCGTGGCGTCCGACGTGACCCGGCTCGTGGACCAGGCGCAGGCACAGTTGCCCGCCGGCTCGTCAATCGTGGTCCGCGGCCAGGTGCAGTCGATGAATGAATCGTTTAGCGGCCTGGGACTGGGACTCGTATTCGCCATCGCGCTGGTCTACCTGCTCATGGTCGTGAACTTCCAGTCGTGGATCGACCCGCTGATCATCATTAGCGGCTTGCCCGCGTCACTCGCGGGTATTGCCTGGATGCTCTTCGCCACGCACACCACGCTAAGCGTTCCCGCGCTCACAGGCACCATCCTGTGCATCGGTATTGCAACGGCCAACAGCATTCTCGTCATCAACACGGCGCGCGAGATGTTGCAGGGTGGCGCGGCGCCGCTGACCGCTGCTCTTGAAGCCGGCTTCAATCGCTTCCGGCCCGTGCTGATGACCGCGCTCGCCATGTTGATCGGCATGTTGCCGATGGCGCTTGGTCTGGGTGACGGCGGCGAACAGAACGCGCCGCTTGGGCGTGCCGTGATCGGCGGCCTGGCGATTGGCACGGTCTCCACCCTTCTTTTCGTCCCGGTCGTATTCGGCATGGTCCACGCGTGGATCGAAAGGCGCCGTTTGAGCAAAGCGGCGCGCCAAGCTAATCCGGCCATTCAGTGA
- a CDS encoding MIP/aquaporin family protein, which translates to MSTTIAKPTGRQFVGELISEAIAVLIIIAFGDSVACMYVLYDPSPYVNAYWGVCMSWGLAVTLAIYVTGSISGTHANPAVTLALALFRGFSWKKVLPYWVAQLVGGILGAIIVYALFGPVIDHYNLVHHLSRADGGAAGVFFTHPGLAITPMHAFSDEVILTAFLLFGIFAITEQFNEMAPQANAGALMIGFLVAILGSSMGYLEAWAMNPARDLGPRLFAYFAGWGSSALPSPDNYWWIPVVAPLIGGVIGGGAYQLLIHPFLPARVRALKAEANGEDCEQGQRI; encoded by the coding sequence ATGTCAACAACTATTGCAAAACCTACCGGCAGGCAATTTGTCGGCGAACTCATATCCGAGGCTATCGCCGTCCTCATCATCATCGCGTTCGGTGATTCAGTCGCGTGCATGTACGTGCTATACGATCCCAGCCCGTACGTGAATGCTTACTGGGGTGTCTGCATGTCGTGGGGCCTGGCCGTAACGCTGGCCATCTATGTGACCGGATCCATTTCGGGTACGCATGCCAATCCTGCGGTAACGCTCGCTCTTGCACTTTTCCGCGGTTTCTCGTGGAAGAAAGTGTTGCCCTACTGGGTAGCGCAACTCGTTGGCGGCATTCTGGGCGCCATCATTGTTTATGCGCTGTTCGGGCCGGTGATCGACCATTACAACCTGGTTCATCATCTGTCACGGGCGGACGGCGGCGCAGCGGGTGTGTTCTTCACGCATCCGGGCTTGGCCATCACCCCCATGCACGCGTTCTCCGATGAAGTCATCCTGACGGCGTTTCTTTTGTTCGGGATTTTCGCCATCACCGAGCAGTTCAACGAAATGGCGCCCCAGGCAAATGCGGGTGCGCTCATGATCGGGTTCCTGGTGGCAATCCTTGGGTCGTCGATGGGTTATCTGGAAGCCTGGGCAATGAATCCGGCCCGCGATCTTGGCCCGCGTTTGTTTGCGTACTTTGCAGGTTGGGGTTCGTCAGCGCTGCCTTCGCCGGACAACTACTGGTGGATTCCGGTGGTCGCTCCGTTGATAGGCGGCGTGATTGGTGGCGGCGCTTATCAACTACTGATTCATCCCTTCTTGCCGGCGCGCGTGCGCGCATTGAAAGCGGAAGCCAATGGCGAGGACTGCGAGCAAGGACAGCGCATTTGA
- the glpK gene encoding glycerol kinase GlpK translates to MQEQYILALDQGTTSSRAMVFDRQGNVVSVAQKEFGQIYPQPGWVEHDPQEIWSTQAGVAAEAVTRAGLNGASIAAIGITNQRETTIVWDRETGQPIYNAIVWQDRRTADFCDELKAQGLEEKVRAKTGLPIDSYFSATKIRWILDNVEGAREKAKQGRLAFGTVDSWLVWNFTKHGLHITDVTNASRTMLFNIHTLKWDDELLDALDIPRSMLPEVRASSDVYGPTKTTVFASKIPLAGIAGDQHAALFGQMCTKSGMVKNTYGTGCFLVMNTGDKPIESRNNLVTTIAWQIGDQVNYALEGSIFIGGAVVQWIRDGLGIIKSANEIEALARSVAHSDGVYMVPAFAGLGAPHWNARARGTLFGVTRGTTSAHIARAALESIAFQSIDVLKAMEADSGIRIGELRVDGGAVANNLLMQFQADMLGVDVVRPQISETTALGAAYLAGLAVGYWKDVNELQSQWKLDRRFSPDIAADEVKRQMHGWQRAVNAAKAWADAT, encoded by the coding sequence AAATCTGGTCGACCCAGGCTGGCGTAGCCGCCGAAGCCGTCACCCGCGCGGGTCTGAACGGTGCATCCATAGCCGCTATTGGCATTACCAACCAGCGCGAGACCACCATTGTCTGGGATCGCGAAACCGGCCAGCCGATCTATAACGCCATTGTGTGGCAAGACCGCCGCACCGCCGACTTCTGCGACGAGTTGAAGGCGCAGGGCCTGGAAGAAAAGGTCCGTGCCAAGACGGGCTTGCCAATTGATTCGTACTTCTCCGCGACCAAGATCCGCTGGATCCTCGACAACGTGGAAGGCGCTCGCGAGAAAGCGAAACAAGGACGCCTTGCATTCGGTACGGTCGATAGCTGGCTCGTATGGAATTTCACGAAACACGGTTTGCATATCACCGACGTCACCAACGCGTCGCGCACCATGCTCTTCAATATCCACACGCTCAAGTGGGACGACGAACTGCTCGACGCGCTGGACATTCCGCGCAGCATGCTGCCCGAAGTGCGCGCCTCGTCTGATGTGTACGGCCCGACCAAGACCACGGTATTCGCCTCGAAGATTCCGCTTGCCGGCATTGCAGGCGACCAGCACGCCGCCCTCTTCGGCCAGATGTGCACGAAGTCCGGCATGGTGAAAAACACCTATGGCACCGGTTGTTTCCTCGTCATGAACACCGGCGACAAGCCGATCGAATCGCGCAACAACCTGGTTACCACTATTGCATGGCAGATCGGTGACCAGGTCAATTATGCGCTGGAAGGCAGCATCTTTATTGGCGGCGCGGTCGTGCAATGGATTCGCGACGGCCTTGGTATCATCAAGAGTGCGAACGAAATCGAAGCTCTTGCGCGCAGCGTGGCGCATAGCGACGGCGTCTATATGGTGCCCGCTTTTGCAGGTCTGGGTGCGCCGCACTGGAATGCACGTGCACGCGGAACGTTGTTCGGCGTGACACGTGGCACGACCTCCGCCCACATTGCACGGGCGGCGCTGGAAAGTATCGCGTTTCAATCGATCGATGTATTGAAGGCCATGGAAGCCGACTCCGGCATCCGCATTGGCGAATTGCGCGTTGACGGCGGCGCGGTCGCCAACAACCTGCTGATGCAATTCCAGGCCGACATGCTGGGTGTGGACGTAGTCCGTCCGCAGATCAGCGAAACTACTGCGCTGGGCGCGGCGTATCTGGCCGGGCTGGCAGTCGGTTACTGGAAAGACGTGAATGAACTGCAAAGCCAATGGAAGCTGGACCGTCGTTTCTCGCCGGATATTGCGGCTGACGAGGTCAAGCGCCAGATGCACGGCTGGCAACGTGCGGTGAATGCCGCCAAGGCATGGGCCGACGCCACCTGA